A genomic stretch from Arachis stenosperma cultivar V10309 chromosome 3, arast.V10309.gnm1.PFL2, whole genome shotgun sequence includes:
- the LOC130965587 gene encoding uncharacterized protein LOC130965587, with translation MEDTANLVVYRNGEIIRNTHEGVRFVSQNPFSFVVPCTMTLMELQNGLCQSMENGTLMRVSRILYRNPVVVFGGLIQFDTIPITDEASMQNMFQIHRQTYMRHPQIELYVEFEAVEAVAVQNDIDVNDDIAAVYERMNSDSEEDFEATYEAGDEDEDGDVGVEAAVENVVVHPSRSQPMGVPPFMCELDLDAMHAPEFPEYANRGIADPEDGEFRIGMEYSSRKSVVAAIRSFTISRGVDYDVFESEPQTFYAKCKMYGRGCDWLIRASLIRRKGCWEIRRYNGRHTCTIGTISQDHSKLDSDTVAEAIRPLVETDPSIKVKSIIAEVQSRFNYTISYRKAWLAKQKSVAIVFGDWEESYQALPWWLSIMVQKIPGSVVQIETRPLYNENEEAQGVKILHRVFWSFNPCIRAFRHCKPLVQVDGTHLYGKYKGTLLVAVAQDGNQNIVPIAFALVEGETADAWHFFLRNLRTYVVRKDGVGMISDRHESIRAAVNRSGGDWQPPRAWWMFCIRHIGSNFLRAFKVPHLQKLVVNIGYSRTVEEYNINYKRLEERGEAYARWCDAIGLRHWVLAFDEGHRWGHMTTNLVECINSVLKGARNLPVLALVRATYYRLNELFTRKSAETHERKRAGFTYSAFAQQRIEASMQQAGNIVVHRFDRRNEVFEVREMTTGKVLVVDLARRTCDCGHFQVERIPCRHVIACCANQRFDWQLYVHDVYKMTEVRKVYRFEFTPLGDLETWPAYEGPTLVANPALRRTSKGRPKLTRYLNEMDSRDMRGPRICRLCGAQGHSRSRCPQRAGPSGAGS, from the exons ATGGAGGACACCGCAAATTTGGTGGTGTATCGTAATGGTGAGATAATACGTAATACTCATGAGGGAGTGAGGTTTGTGTCACAAAATCCGTTTTCGTTTGTGGTTCCATGCACGATGACGTTAATGGAGCTGCAGAACGGCCTATGTCAAAGCATGGAGAATGGTACGTTAATGAGAGTGAGCAGAATTCTGTACCGGAATCCGGTTGTGGTTTTTGGTGGCCTAATACAGTTTGATACCATTCCGATCACGGATGAAGCGAGTATGCAGAATATGTTTCAAATTCACCGGCAGACTTATATGAGACACCCACAGATTGAGTTGTACGTTGAGTTTGAAGCTGTAGAGGCAGTAGCGGTCCAAAATGATATAGATGTAAATGATGATATAGCTGCAGTGTACGAAAGAATGAATAGTGACAGCGAAGAGGACTTCGAAGCCACTTATGAAGCCGGCGATGAAGATGAGGATGGTGATGTGGGAGTTGAGGCAGCAGTGGAGAATGTAGTGGTTCATCCCTCGAGGAGTCAACCGATGGGCGTTCCACCTTTTATGTGTGAGTTGGATCTCGACGCCATGCATGCCCCCGAGTTTCCGGAATATGCAAACAGAG GTATTGCTGATCCTGAGGACGGAGAGTTCCGAATTGGAATGGAATACAGTTCTAGAAAGTCGGTCGTTGCAGCAATTAGAAGTTTCACTATATCTAGAGGAGTTGACTATGATGTGTTTGAGTCTGAGCCACAGACATTCTATGCAAAATGCAAGATGTACGGGCGTGGATGTGACTGGCTTATCCGAGCCAGCTTGATACGGAGAAAAGGTTGTTGGGAGATACGCAGATACAACGGTAGGCACACGTGCACCATCGGAACGATTTCACAAGATCATTCCAAGTTGGACTCAGATACAGTTGCTGAGGCTATAAGGCCGTTGGTCGAGACGGACCCGTCCATCAAGGTGAAATCTATAATTGCGGAAGTCCAGTCAAGGTTCAACTATACCATCAGTTATCGAAAGGCTTGGTTGGCAAAGCAGAAGTCAGTTGCCATCGTTTTCGGTGATTGGGAGGAATCTTACCAAGCATTGCCGTGGTGGCTCTCGATCATGGTGCAGAAGATTCCTGGTTCAGTTGTCCAAATAGAAACACGACCACTCTACAACGAGAATGAGGAGGCACAAGGTGTAAAAATACTTCATCGTGTATTTTGGAGTTTCAATCCATGCATTAGGGCATTCAGGCATTGCAAGCCCCTGGTTCAGGTTGACGGCACACACCTATACGGAAAATACAAAGGTACACTTCTAGTCGCTGTTGCACAAGATGGGAACCAGAACATTGTGCCTATCGCCTTTGCCTTGGTGGAAGGTGAGACAGCTGATGCGTGGCACTTCTTCCTCAGGAATCTGCGAACGTATGTTGTTAGAAAAGACGGTGTGGGTATGATCTCAGACCGGCATGAGTCAATACGGGCAGCAGTTAATCGTTCCGGTGGTGACTGGCAACCTCCAAGAGCATGGTGGATGTTTTGTATAAGACACATCGGCAGTAACTTCTTAAGGGCATTCAAAGTCCCTCACTTGCAGAAGCTTGTTGTCAATATAGGGTATTCAAGAACGGTGGAGGAGTACAATATCAACTATAAGAGGTTGGAAGAGCGAGGCGAGGCATATGCAAGGTGGTGCGATGCCATCGGACTCAGACATTGGGTATTGGCATTCGACGAGGGACATCGATGGGGCCATATGACAACGAACCTTGTGGAGTGTATTAACTCAGTGTTGAAGGGTGCCCGTAATCTACCTGTGTTGGCGCTGGTCCGAGCAACATATTATAGGTTAAATGAACTCTTTACGCGGAAGAGTGCGGAGACTCACGAACGCAAGCGTGCTGGATTTACGTACTCCGCATTTGCGCAACAGCGGATAGAAGCAAGTATGCAACAGGCTGGGAATATAGTTGTGCACCGCTTTGATAGACGAAATGAGGTGTTTGAGGTGCGCGAAATGACTACTGGAAAGGTGTTAGTTGTTGATCTAGCGCGACGGACGTGTGACTGTGGGCACTTTCAGGTTGAACGAATACCATGTCGCCATGTTATTGCTTGCTGTGCTAACCAGCGGTTCGATTGGCAGTTGTATGTGCATGATGTGTACAAGATGACGGAAGTTCGTAAGGTTTATAGGTTTGAGTTCACACCATTAGGAGATCTTGAGACATGGCCTGCTTATGAGGGACCCACATTGGTCGCTAATCCCGCACTGAGGCGAACGTCTAAAGGCAGGCCCAAACTGACCCGATACCTGAATGAAATGGACTCACGTGACATGCGTGGTCCTCGGATATGCCGTCTCTGTGGTGCTCAGGGTCATAGTCGGAGTAGGTGTCCGCAGCGTGCTGGACCGAGTGGAGCTGGTTCATAG